Proteins from one Longimicrobium sp. genomic window:
- the ald gene encoding alanine dehydrogenase has product MLIGVPKEIKTNENRIALVPAGAEALVQSGHRVMVERGGGLGSGFSDAQYEAAGATIHDVEEVWARAEMIMKVKEPIAVEYPRIRPNQLLFTYFHFAADEVLTRALIDSNAVAVAYETVQLPNGELPLLTPMSEVAGRMAIQAGAKYLEKYYGGRGMLLGGVPGVAPANVVIIGGGVVGINAAKMAAGFGARVTILDLSLDRLRYLSDVMPANVEMIYSNRHNILERLETADLLVGAVLVPGAKAPKLVLREDLKRMKKGSVIVDVAVDQGGCVETIRPTTHENPIYEIEGVIHYGVANMPGGVPRTSTLALTNATFPYAARLARLGWEEACRQDRALALGLNVVGGQVVYPGVAEAFGLPLVALDSVLA; this is encoded by the coding sequence ATGCTGATCGGGGTTCCGAAAGAGATCAAGACCAACGAAAACCGCATCGCCCTGGTGCCCGCCGGGGCCGAGGCGCTCGTGCAGTCCGGCCACCGCGTTATGGTGGAGCGCGGGGGCGGGCTGGGGAGCGGTTTCTCAGACGCACAGTACGAGGCGGCCGGCGCCACCATCCACGACGTGGAAGAGGTGTGGGCCCGCGCCGAGATGATCATGAAGGTCAAGGAGCCGATCGCGGTGGAGTACCCGCGCATCCGGCCCAACCAGCTCCTCTTCACCTACTTCCACTTCGCGGCCGACGAGGTGCTCACCCGCGCCCTGATCGACTCCAACGCGGTGGCGGTGGCGTACGAGACGGTGCAGCTCCCCAACGGCGAGCTCCCGCTGCTCACGCCCATGAGCGAGGTCGCCGGCCGCATGGCGATCCAGGCGGGGGCCAAGTACCTGGAGAAGTACTACGGCGGCCGCGGGATGCTGCTGGGCGGCGTGCCGGGCGTGGCGCCCGCCAACGTGGTGATCATCGGCGGCGGCGTGGTGGGGATCAACGCGGCGAAGATGGCGGCCGGCTTCGGCGCCCGCGTCACCATCCTGGACCTGTCGCTGGACCGCCTGCGCTACCTCTCGGACGTGATGCCGGCGAACGTGGAGATGATCTACTCCAACCGCCACAACATCCTGGAGCGGCTGGAGACGGCCGACCTGCTGGTGGGCGCCGTGCTGGTGCCGGGCGCCAAGGCTCCCAAGCTGGTGCTGCGAGAGGATCTGAAGCGGATGAAGAAGGGCTCCGTGATCGTGGACGTGGCGGTGGACCAGGGCGGGTGCGTGGAGACGATCCGCCCCACGACGCACGAGAACCCGATCTACGAGATCGAGGGCGTGATCCACTACGGCGTCGCCAACATGCCGGGCGGGGTGCCGCGCACCTCCACCCTCGCGCTGACCAACGCAACCTTTCCGTACGCGGCGCGGCTGGCGCGCCTCGGGTGGGAGGAGGCGTGCCGGCAGGATCGCGCGCTCGCCCTGGGGCTGAACGTGGTCGGCGGGCAGGTGGTGTATCCGGGCGTCGCCGAGGCGTTCGGGCTGCCGCTGGTGGCGCTGGACAGCGTCCTGGCGTAA
- the dut gene encoding dUTP diphosphatase produces the protein MIVRFRRLPSNPDLPLPARQTQGSAGYDVASAEPDFVLAAGERRLVATGLEIELPPDIECQVRPRSGLALRHGITLPNTPATIDPDYRGELRVIVWNAGSEPVPIPRGTRIAQLVFARFETPSVEEAAELSATDRGRGGFGSTGG, from the coding sequence ATGATCGTACGCTTTCGCAGGCTTCCCTCCAATCCCGACCTTCCGCTCCCGGCTCGGCAGACGCAGGGGTCGGCGGGGTACGACGTGGCCTCCGCCGAGCCGGACTTCGTGCTGGCGGCGGGGGAGCGAAGGCTGGTGGCGACGGGGCTGGAGATCGAGCTGCCGCCGGACATCGAGTGCCAGGTGCGGCCGCGCTCGGGACTGGCGCTGCGGCACGGGATCACTCTGCCGAACACGCCCGCCACCATCGACCCGGACTACCGTGGCGAGCTGCGGGTGATCGTCTGGAACGCGGGTTCGGAGCCGGTGCCGATTCCGCGCGGGACGCGGATCGCGCAGCTGGTGTTCGCGCGCTTCGAGACGCCGTCGGTGGAGGAGGCGGCGGAGCTGAGCGCCACCGACCGCGGCAGGGGCGGGTTCGGGTCCACGGGCGGGTGA
- a CDS encoding rod shape-determining protein — protein MVFSWLRKGNFIPVNDIAVDLGTANTLVYVKGEGIVLNEPSVVAVEKATNKIKGIGLEAKRMLGRTPEGITAVRPLKDGVIADVDVTEIMLRYFLETVTSKRFLKLKPTMVVGVPSGITELERRAVRSSAHAAGAKEVYMVAEPMAAAIGVGLPVETPTGNMVIDIGGGTTEIAVIALSGIVCDTSIRVGGDEIDNAIVTFLRKNYNLMIGEATAEAVKIQIGSAFSTGDEREMDVKGRDLVSGIPKTVRVHSQEIRECIQEPIQAIVEAVRRALEITPPELASDIVDRGIVMTGGGALIRGLDVLIQRETNLPIHVDEEPLTCVVRGAGRILDDVQKYRGVLTT, from the coding sequence ATGGTCTTCAGCTGGCTCAGAAAAGGAAACTTCATCCCGGTCAACGACATCGCCGTCGACCTGGGGACCGCCAATACGCTGGTGTACGTGAAAGGCGAGGGAATCGTCCTCAATGAGCCCTCGGTGGTGGCCGTGGAAAAGGCCACCAACAAGATCAAGGGGATCGGGCTGGAGGCCAAGCGCATGCTGGGGAGGACCCCGGAAGGCATCACCGCCGTGCGCCCCCTAAAGGACGGCGTGATCGCCGACGTGGACGTGACGGAGATCATGCTCCGCTACTTCCTGGAGACGGTCACCTCCAAGCGCTTCCTCAAGCTGAAGCCCACCATGGTGGTGGGCGTCCCCTCGGGGATCACGGAGCTGGAGCGGCGCGCGGTACGGTCCAGCGCGCACGCGGCCGGGGCCAAGGAAGTGTACATGGTGGCCGAGCCCATGGCCGCCGCCATCGGCGTGGGGCTTCCCGTGGAGACGCCCACGGGGAACATGGTGATCGACATCGGCGGCGGGACGACGGAGATCGCCGTGATCGCGCTGAGCGGGATCGTGTGCGACACCTCCATCCGCGTGGGCGGCGACGAGATCGACAACGCCATCGTCACCTTTCTGCGCAAGAACTACAACCTGATGATCGGCGAGGCCACGGCCGAGGCGGTCAAGATCCAGATCGGCAGCGCGTTCAGCACCGGCGACGAGCGGGAGATGGACGTCAAGGGGCGCGACCTCGTCTCCGGCATCCCGAAGACGGTGCGCGTGCACTCGCAGGAGATCCGCGAGTGCATCCAGGAGCCGATCCAGGCCATCGTGGAAGCGGTGCGCCGTGCGCTTGAGATCACCCCGCCGGAGCTGGCGAGCGACATCGTGGACCGCGGCATCGTGATGACCGGGGGCGGGGCGCTGATCCGCGGGCTGGACGTGCTGATCCAGCGCGAGACCAACCTGCCGATCCACGTGGACGAGGAGCCGCTCACCTGCGTGGTGCGCGGCGCCGGGCGCATCCTGGACGACGTGCAGAAGTACAGAGGAGTGTTGACGACGTGA
- the mreC gene encoding rod shape-determining protein MreC, which translates to MSTFRPYLKGAGERGRKRDLGIAAGFTVLALLLFNLPDTYRTGLATGVRNTALFPVIAMQGGAADRAGRFGDAGELRAERDSLAAFLVGQANLAQENRELRALMGFRERLGYTFVAAEASRGRGVGATGTLQLSAGRREGVGTAAAIVTAEGLVGSVWRLGDRSAVGIDWTHPEFGLSVMTQDGETYGIAKPTNGPQGERMLALTPVAFHTQPPNGSLIVTSGDGGLYPRGIPVGRVAGAGRAEGGWQRVYYIRPLVSPAQMSHVLILGAPTKAPTDQDLAAAWGVTLSAAERDSARATGPAVSPDAATPTAPVRPQPRATAPRPRPQPRRPAIVDPTPELPGRVVDPNAPRVPPGLPAPTNP; encoded by the coding sequence GTGAGCACCTTTCGGCCCTACCTCAAAGGCGCGGGCGAGCGCGGGCGCAAGCGGGACCTGGGGATCGCCGCCGGGTTCACCGTGCTTGCGCTCCTCCTGTTCAACCTGCCGGACACGTACCGCACCGGGCTGGCGACGGGGGTGCGCAACACCGCGCTCTTCCCCGTGATCGCCATGCAGGGCGGGGCGGCGGACCGGGCCGGCCGCTTCGGCGACGCGGGCGAGCTGCGCGCCGAGCGCGACTCGCTGGCCGCGTTCCTGGTGGGGCAGGCCAACCTGGCCCAGGAGAACCGCGAGCTGCGGGCGCTGATGGGCTTTCGCGAGCGGCTGGGCTACACCTTCGTGGCGGCCGAGGCTTCGCGCGGGCGCGGCGTGGGCGCCACCGGCACGCTGCAGCTCTCCGCCGGGCGGCGCGAGGGGGTCGGCACCGCCGCGGCCATCGTGACCGCCGAGGGGCTGGTGGGTAGCGTGTGGCGGCTGGGCGACCGCTCGGCCGTGGGGATCGACTGGACGCACCCCGAGTTCGGGCTGAGCGTGATGACGCAGGACGGCGAGACGTACGGGATCGCCAAGCCCACCAACGGCCCGCAGGGCGAGCGGATGCTGGCGCTGACGCCGGTGGCCTTCCACACGCAGCCGCCCAACGGGTCGCTGATCGTGACCTCGGGCGACGGCGGGCTCTACCCGCGCGGAATTCCCGTGGGCCGCGTGGCGGGCGCGGGGCGCGCGGAGGGCGGCTGGCAGCGGGTGTACTACATCCGCCCCCTGGTGAGCCCCGCGCAGATGTCGCACGTGCTGATCCTGGGCGCGCCCACCAAGGCGCCGACCGATCAGGACCTGGCGGCGGCGTGGGGGGTGACGCTGAGCGCGGCCGAGCGCGACTCCGCGCGCGCCACCGGCCCGGCGGTCTCGCCCGACGCGGCGACGCCCACGGCTCCGGTGCGCCCGCAGCCCCGTGCCACGGCGCCGCGCCCCCGGCCCCAGCCGCGGCGCCCGGCGATCGTAGACCCGACTCCGGAGCTTCCCGGGCGCGTGGTGGACCCGAACGCGCCCCGGGTGCCGCCGGGGCTTCCGGCGCCGACCAACCCCTGA
- the mreD gene encoding rod shape-determining protein MreD, giving the protein MTEGTRWQFVGLIAGLVILHFVLRVGLGLGFYVPDLLTVALLLAARRMRAGAAAGLGVLFGVLDGAVNPFTMGASALVLAVLGYLASRSREVLAGDSPVLLVAFLGLGKYLFDAFLWGVLSSRSLAGPASVLFTLSPLAALYAAAAGLAAVTVYRALV; this is encoded by the coding sequence ATGACGGAAGGAACGCGGTGGCAGTTCGTGGGATTGATCGCGGGGCTGGTGATCCTCCATTTCGTGCTGCGGGTGGGGCTCGGGCTGGGGTTCTACGTCCCCGACCTGCTGACGGTGGCGCTGCTGCTGGCCGCGCGCCGCATGCGCGCCGGGGCCGCCGCCGGGCTGGGGGTGCTCTTCGGCGTGCTGGACGGCGCGGTGAATCCCTTCACCATGGGGGCCAGCGCGCTGGTGCTGGCGGTGCTGGGCTACCTGGCCTCCCGCTCGCGCGAGGTGCTGGCCGGCGACTCGCCGGTGCTCCTGGTGGCCTTTCTGGGGCTGGGGAAGTACCTGTTCGACGCGTTCCTGTGGGGAGTGCTCTCTTCGCGGTCCCTGGCGGGGCCCGCGTCCGTGCTGTTCACCCTCTCCCCGCTGGCGGCGCTGTACGCCGCGGCGGCGGGGCTGGCGGCCGTAACCGTGTACCGCGCGCTGGTGTAG
- the rodA gene encoding rod shape-determining protein RodA produces the protein MRRYRALRLGDPLLFGFVVALAIFGIAMVFSAGVVDVGYTRAQGAWRAQIIWFCLSLILVPLILRVPVGWLEWGAQPAYALSLVLLLLVPVIGSGGETTGGIKSWIVIGPLRLQPAELAKLATAMMLARVLGEWREPPRTLWALWKPIVVVMVPMVLVLAQPDLGSAMVFGSILVWCLFWAGTPLMTIFFLVSPALSLFISINPIVWGVYIVVLLILLLYRDAFLAEKASIWMANAVAGGVALPLWNTLKPYQKNRLLVFLDPMIDARGAGYNLIQSRVAIGSGGLWGKGFLDGSQKRLAFLPEQHTDFIFAVVGEETGFIGVMAVLVTFGLIFWRLIHIAERSRDPFASLVPIGLLGSWFAHVLVNVGMTVGIMPITGIPLPFISYGGSFLLLNIVAMAVVQRIAAETAR, from the coding sequence ATGAGAAGGTACAGGGCGCTCCGGCTGGGGGACCCCCTCCTCTTCGGATTCGTTGTGGCGCTGGCGATCTTTGGGATCGCCATGGTGTTCAGCGCCGGCGTGGTGGACGTGGGGTACACCCGCGCCCAGGGGGCGTGGCGCGCCCAGATCATCTGGTTCTGCCTGTCGCTGATTCTGGTGCCGCTCATCCTGCGCGTTCCGGTGGGGTGGCTGGAGTGGGGCGCGCAGCCGGCCTACGCCCTCTCCCTGGTCCTCCTCCTCCTGGTCCCCGTCATCGGCTCCGGCGGCGAGACGACGGGCGGCATCAAGAGCTGGATCGTGATCGGGCCGCTGCGCCTGCAGCCGGCGGAGCTGGCGAAGCTGGCCACGGCCATGATGCTGGCGCGCGTCCTGGGCGAGTGGCGGGAGCCCCCGCGCACGCTGTGGGCGCTGTGGAAGCCGATCGTGGTGGTGATGGTGCCCATGGTGCTGGTGCTGGCGCAGCCCGACCTCGGCTCGGCGATGGTGTTCGGCTCGATCCTGGTGTGGTGCCTGTTCTGGGCCGGGACGCCGCTGATGACCATCTTCTTCCTGGTGAGCCCGGCGCTCTCGCTGTTCATCTCGATCAACCCGATCGTGTGGGGCGTGTACATCGTCGTATTGCTGATACTGCTGCTTTACCGCGACGCATTCCTGGCGGAGAAGGCCTCCATCTGGATGGCGAACGCCGTGGCGGGCGGCGTGGCGCTGCCGCTGTGGAACACGCTGAAGCCCTACCAGAAGAACCGCCTCCTGGTCTTCCTGGATCCGATGATCGACGCGCGCGGGGCGGGGTACAACCTGATCCAGTCGCGGGTGGCCATCGGGAGCGGCGGGCTGTGGGGGAAGGGGTTCCTGGACGGCTCGCAGAAGCGCCTGGCCTTCCTTCCCGAGCAGCACACCGACTTCATCTTCGCCGTGGTGGGCGAGGAGACGGGGTTCATAGGGGTGATGGCGGTGCTGGTCACCTTTGGCCTGATCTTCTGGCGGCTGATCCACATCGCCGAGCGCTCGCGCGACCCGTTCGCCTCTCTGGTGCCCATCGGGCTGCTGGGGAGCTGGTTCGCGCACGTGCTGGTGAACGTGGGGATGACGGTGGGGATCATGCCCATCACCGGCATCCCGCTCCCCTTCATCTCGTATGGCGGCTCGTTCCTCCTGCTGAACATCGTGGCGATGGCGGTGGTGCAGCGAATAGCCGCGGAGACGGCGAGATAG
- the accD gene encoding acetyl-CoA carboxylase, carboxyltransferase subunit beta, with translation MAWFRKPKTRLQAADRRDLPGDVWEKCPACGDILYREKLKENWNVCPTCAHHMRLPANGYVALLVDEGTFRERDRDLRSADPLKFVDLKAYKDRLAAAERKSVHGEAVITGEGKLDEIPVSIGVMDFAFIGGSMGSVVGEKLARAGLRALEKQQPLIIVSASGGARMMEGIFSLMQMAKTSAVLAQMDEAGLPYISILTDPTTGGVTASYAMLGDANLAEPGTLIGFAGPRVIEQTIKQELPEGFQRAEFLLEHGMLDRIVDRRSMKREVSRLLRHMLALPAPEDFALNMAPDAP, from the coding sequence ATGGCCTGGTTCCGCAAACCCAAGACGCGCCTGCAGGCGGCCGACCGGCGCGACCTTCCCGGCGACGTGTGGGAGAAGTGCCCTGCGTGCGGGGACATCCTGTACCGCGAGAAGCTCAAGGAGAACTGGAACGTCTGCCCCACCTGCGCCCACCACATGCGGCTGCCGGCCAACGGCTACGTGGCGCTGCTGGTGGACGAGGGGACGTTCCGCGAGCGCGACCGCGACCTGCGCTCGGCCGATCCGCTCAAGTTCGTGGATCTCAAGGCCTACAAGGACCGCCTGGCCGCCGCCGAGCGCAAGAGCGTCCATGGCGAGGCCGTCATCACCGGCGAGGGGAAGCTGGACGAGATCCCCGTGTCGATCGGCGTGATGGACTTCGCCTTCATCGGCGGGTCGATGGGCTCGGTGGTGGGGGAGAAGCTGGCGCGCGCCGGGCTGCGCGCGCTGGAGAAGCAGCAGCCGCTGATCATCGTCTCCGCCTCCGGCGGGGCGCGGATGATGGAGGGGATCTTTTCGCTGATGCAGATGGCGAAGACCTCCGCCGTGCTCGCGCAGATGGACGAGGCGGGGCTCCCCTACATCTCCATCCTCACCGACCCCACCACGGGCGGCGTCACGGCGTCGTACGCCATGCTGGGCGACGCCAACCTGGCGGAGCCGGGTACGCTGATCGGCTTCGCGGGGCCGCGCGTGATCGAGCAGACGATCAAACAGGAGCTCCCCGAGGGCTTCCAGCGCGCCGAGTTCCTGCTGGAGCACGGGATGCTGGACCGCATCGTCGACCGGCGGAGCATGAAGCGCGAGGTGTCGCGCCTGCTGCGGCACATGCTGGCGCTTCCCGCGCCGGAGGACTTCGCGCTGAACATGGCTCCCGACGCCCCGTGA
- a CDS encoding folylpolyglutamate synthase/dihydrofolate synthase family protein — protein MTRADVPGAWLFARPTGGIRWGLERTEALLAGVGDPHRRFRALHVGGTNGKGSVCALCAAALRAADPRRTVGLYTSPHLISFAERIRIGGAAVERDLLLACEARLRPAIEESGATFFEATTAIAFLCFAEAGVDAAVVEVGLGGRLDSTNVITPVATAVTNVGIDHTEYLGNTPGEIAWEKAGIFKPGIPAIAGETEPLPLGVLRRRAEEVGAPFFALDDAARVDDVRLSLEGTRFRLASARWGEREVHTPLIGAHQARNAALAAELLGILPDDLRPGWDAVEAGLAGVRWPGRMQVEVRNGLTWVFDVAHNPDGVESLAAALDALDLPRPRVLLAAILSDKDWRAMLPPLAARVDAVVLTVAPTAPDSRRWDPEAVAASLEVPPGVAVRVIPDFSAALQRVTTMAPYGTVLVTGSVHTVGDALGELGV, from the coding sequence GTGACGCGCGCGGACGTACCCGGGGCCTGGCTCTTCGCCCGGCCCACGGGCGGCATCCGCTGGGGTCTGGAACGGACGGAGGCGCTCCTCGCCGGTGTGGGTGATCCACACCGGCGTTTCCGTGCGCTCCACGTGGGCGGCACCAATGGCAAGGGTTCGGTATGCGCCCTCTGCGCCGCCGCTCTGCGCGCCGCCGACCCGCGCCGCACGGTGGGCCTCTACACGTCGCCGCACCTGATCTCCTTTGCGGAGCGCATCCGCATCGGCGGCGCGGCGGTGGAGCGCGACCTCCTGCTGGCGTGCGAGGCGCGCCTGCGTCCCGCCATCGAGGAGTCGGGCGCCACCTTCTTCGAGGCCACCACCGCCATCGCCTTCCTCTGCTTCGCCGAGGCGGGTGTGGACGCGGCCGTGGTGGAGGTGGGGCTGGGAGGGCGGCTGGACTCCACCAACGTCATCACCCCGGTCGCGACCGCCGTCACCAACGTCGGCATCGACCACACGGAGTACCTGGGCAACACCCCCGGCGAGATCGCGTGGGAGAAGGCGGGGATCTTCAAGCCCGGCATCCCCGCCATCGCCGGCGAGACGGAGCCGCTCCCCCTGGGCGTCCTGCGCCGCCGCGCGGAGGAGGTCGGCGCCCCCTTCTTCGCGCTCGATGACGCCGCGCGCGTGGACGACGTGCGCCTGTCGCTGGAGGGCACGCGCTTTCGCCTGGCGTCCGCGCGCTGGGGCGAGCGCGAGGTGCACACGCCGCTGATCGGCGCGCACCAAGCCCGCAACGCCGCCCTCGCCGCCGAGCTGCTGGGCATCCTCCCCGACGATCTGCGGCCGGGGTGGGACGCGGTGGAAGCGGGGCTGGCGGGGGTGCGCTGGCCGGGGCGGATGCAGGTGGAGGTGAGGAACGGGCTCACCTGGGTGTTCGACGTGGCGCACAACCCCGACGGCGTCGAGTCGCTGGCCGCCGCGCTGGACGCGCTGGATCTTCCGCGTCCGCGCGTCCTCCTCGCGGCCATCCTCTCGGACAAGGACTGGCGCGCCATGCTCCCGCCACTCGCGGCCCGCGTGGACGCCGTCGTGCTCACCGTCGCACCCACCGCCCCCGACTCGCGGCGCTGGGACCCGGAGGCGGTGGCGGCGTCGCTGGAGGTGCCGCCGGGGGTGGCGGTGCGGGTGATCCCCGACTTCTCCGCGGCGCTCCAGCGGGTGACGACGATGGCGCCGTACGGCACGGTGCTGGTGACGGGGTCGGTGCACACGGTGGGGGATGCGCTGGGGGAGCTGGGGGTGTGA